The sequence below is a genomic window from Sorangiineae bacterium MSr12523.
GGTCACGTAAATCGACGAGCCAAAGTTGGTTTGGAGCACGCGAAAGGCGCACATCTCCAGCAACATGACGGAGAAGCCGCCGCCAAAGGCGAGCAGGTAGCAATAACTGCGAAACAGTCCGGATCGGATCATGCGCGTTTCCCCATGAAGTTCGGGAGCCGGAGTTGCCGGCCATACTTGGCGACCCAATTGAAGGTCTCCATCCGCGCGCGATCGAGGCTTCGCCGGCGCTGGGTGAGTGCGGTAAATGCGAGCGGAATGCGGTGGCGTATGGGCAAACCGGTCGTGGAAGCCCAAATGCGCGCCGTCGAAGCTTGCACCGCAAAGGTGTTGATGTTGAGGGATACCTCCTCGGCGACCACGAAATGCCACCAGAAACGCGGCACGTACATCATATCCCCGGGCCGTAGGGTGGCTTTGACGAATTGGACATTGGCCGCGCGGGGATGACGCTCCAGATCGGGGGCCAGAGGATGAACGGGTGACGCGCTGAATTCGAACGGGTCGAGATTCGAATAATTGGACGGATGCGCGAGGTAGAACGTTTTGCTCCCGCACACCTGGAAATTCAGGTTCTCGAAGCCGAAATCGTGATGAAACCCCGACGTGCCGCCGGGGGGGGCGAGCCACAGATTGTGCATGAGAAAGGGCGCGGAAAAATATTCGCGGAAGTATCCGTCGCGTTCGAGTTCGTGGCGCAATTCGGGGATGATGTCGAGGAACTCGAGCGATCGCAGTCGGTACTCGCGGGAGCCCGACGTGATGTTGTCGATGACATCGGAAAGCTTCATCGGCACGTATTTGCGATGAACGGCGATGAATTCGCCGGTGTTCGCTTCGATCATGCGGTCGCCGAATCGTTGCTTGAGCAACTCCGGTGTCCAGCGCTCGCGCCAGCCGTGGGCATCGCCCTCGATGATCACGGGGCGGCCCGGTAGGAAATGCTCCTCGATGAACGTGGTTCGGCCCACGTTGGAGCGGCGTTCACACTCGACGAAAGGCAAGGCGGATAATTCGGTTTTCATGGCTCAAGGACTTCCAAGCTCGGGAAGCTCGTCTTCGATGTTGCGGATGCGCGGGTGGAAAAAGGTCACGCCGACCATCACCATGAGGACGAACCCGAGGGTGACGAACAGCAGGGAATTTCCGCGGGTATGGCCTCCCAGGAGGGCCACCAGCGGGCCGGCGGAGAGCTGCGCCACGGGGGCCACGCACCAGGCAATCATGGTGATGGCACCGAACACGCGGCCTTGCACGTCGGCGGCCACTTTGGACTGCCAAATGGCCAAGTTGGTGGTTTTGACCAAGGTGACGCTGAACATGATGGCGAAGCCCGCGGCGGCGATGAGCACCGCCGAACGCTGCAAGCCCGCCAGGACGAAGCTTGCGGCGTAGACAGCACCGAACGCGTACACGGCGAGGACGCGTCGGCGGGGGCCTCCCCAGATGCCCATGAGCACACTGCCGACCAGCACGCCCATACCGCAGCAGAAAAGTACGCGGCCGAGGATGACGCGGCCTTCCTCGGGCGACGGCACCATGTCGAGCACGTACGGCGTGAGCAACGTCTCGGCGGCGCACAAGGCGAAGTTGATCACCACGGCGAAGGAGACCAAACCGAGGAGTCCCGGGCGCTCGCCGATGTAGCGGAAGCCGAAGCGAATGTCGCCGAGGAGCCCCTGGGCCAAGGCGCCCTCGCCTTTCGGCGCCGCGGGGATCCGCACCAGGACGAGCGGCAGGAGCGCGACGGAAAAACTGACGAAATCGAGCAGGAGGACACCGCGCAGATCGATGGCCAGCAACAGGTACGGGCAAAGCAACGGCGGAACGAGCTGCTCGGCGGCCTGTGTGATGGTGGGCGCCACGGCGGCGCGCCCCAGGTCCTTCGAGGGCACCAAGACGGTGGCCACGGAGTTGAGGGCGGTGTTGCGGTAGGTGTGCGCGATGGCGCTCACCACGATGACGGGGTAGACGTGCCAGGTCCGGAGCCATCCCGCCGAGAGCAGCGCGAGGACGGCGAGCGTGCCCGTGGAGGCCAGCGACTCGGCCGCGATGAGGCCTTTTCTGCGGTCCCAGCGATCGATCAGCGAGCCCGCGAGCGGCGATAGCACGACGAATGGGATGGATCGGCATGCAATGGCGGCGCCGAAGCGGGTTACGGAGTGCGTTTCCTGGTAGACCCATACGCCGAGTGCGAAGGCCGTGAGACCGGAGCCCAAGAAGGACACGAACTGCCCGGCCATCATGGCGTAGAAGAGCGCGAGGCCGTTGGTGGGGCGGATGGTCTCCGAGCGGCTCACGCTTCCTCCTCGGGCATCGAAGCGCGTCGCACCAGGTCGGCCACGGCCTGCACGTGCGGCGATTTCACGAGACCATAGTGATCGGCGGCGAGCGCATGCGATTCGATGGCGAGGTCGGTCGTGCGCTGCCATGTGTCGCTCAGGATGGCGACGTGCGCGTCGGCCGCGATGAGCACGATTTTTCCCGTGTAGGCGCGCAGTTGGTAGTTCGAAAGCGCGCGCGCGTTGGCCTCGTACGTGCGCAGCACATGCTCGGGCGGCATGCCGGCTCCCTCGGGCAAGAGCTGCTGGAAGTCCTCGGCGATGGCCTCGCGTGAGGCCTCCTCGGACTGGAACGGGCGCGGATGGCTGTCCAGCAGCACGAGCGAGGCGACCGTTTCGCCTGCGGCGAGGAGCTGCTGCGCCATTTCGAAGGCGACCACGCCGCCCATCGACCAGCCCCCGAGATGATAAGGGCCTTTGGGCTGCGCGCGCCGGAGATCGGCAAGGTACGCCGCGGCCATGCCCTCGATGCGGTCGCGCGGCGTGGCTTCGCCGTCCAACCCGCGGGCCTGCAGCGCGAAGAAGGCGATGTCGGGCTTCAGCGCACGGGCGAGCTCGGCGTAGCAGAAGACGGATCCGCCAATCGGGTGGACCCAGAAGATCGCGGGGCCGGGGCCACCACCGAATGCGACCAAAGAGGAGCCGCGTGCATGGGTATCGCCGCCGCCGTCGATTTTGGCTGCCAGCTCCGCAAGCTGCGGGGCCGTGAAGAGGCTCCGCAGATGAACGGTGGTACCGAATCGCTCCTGGATGGCCGCGACCAGTCGCACCGCCAGGAGCGAGTGCCCTCCCAAATCGAAAAAGTCGTCCGTGCGGCCCACGCGCTCCGCACCGAGCAGCGTGCGCCAGCACTCGGCAAGCGCCACCTCGGTCGGCGTCTCCGGGGGCATGTGGTTCTCGTCGCCGGTCCGCCGCGGCGCCGGAAGCGCACGGCGATCGATTTTGCCATTGGGCGAGAGCGGCCACGCCTCGATGGCGACGAAGGCCGCGGGCACCATGTACTCGGGCAGCTGCCGGCGCAAAAAGCGACGCAGGTCCGTAGGCGAAGGCGCACCATCTTTCGCATGAAAATACGCGCAAAGAATGGCCTCCCCGCGATCGTCACGGATGGCCGCCACGGCCTCACCGATGGCCGGGTGCTGCTCGAGCACCGACTCGATCTCGCCGAGCTCGATGCGGTACCCGCGCAATTTGATCTGCGAGTCCATCCGGCCGAGGAACTCGTGCCCTCCGTCGCGGCGCCAACGAACGAGATCGCCCGTGAGGTAGAGGCGACTTCCGGGCGGCCCGAACGGATGCGGGACGAAGCGCTCCGCCGTGAGATCCGGTCGTCCCAAGTAACCGCGCGCCAGTCCGATGCCGCCCAGTGCGAGTTGGCCGGGAACTCCGACCGGCACGGGATCGAGCCGCTCGTCGAGGATGTACGTCTCGATGTTGGCCACGGGGTGGCCGATGCATACAGGGCCGGCGGCGGGGACCTCCGACGTGGTGGAGTAAATGGTCACTTCGGTGGGCCCGTAGCCGTTCCACACGCCACGGCCCGCGCGACTCCGAAGCGCGTCCGCGAGATCGCGGGACAGGGCTTCGCCGCCGCAGAGCACCTTGAGCTCCGGCACCGCGCCCAGGCCGGCTTCGATCAGCATGCGCCACATCGACGGTGTGGCCTGCATGAACGTGATGCCCGAGGTCTCGAGCACCTGCAGAAGCCGATGCGCATCGGAAACGGTGGCCTGGTCCGCCAGCACGATGCGGGCGCCCACCATGAGCGGCACATACAACTCGAGGGCCGCGATGTCGAACGCGAGGGTCGCCACCGCCAGGAGCCGATCGGCAGCGGTGAGCGCGAGCTCGTCCTGCATGGAGAGGATGACGTTGGTGAGCGCCTCGTGCGTCACCTGCACGCCCTTGGGCCGTCCCGTGGAACCCGACGTGTACAGCACGTACGCGAGCGAGCCGCCGGCTGGCGCCTGCGCGTGGTGGGGCGGAGCTTCCGCGTCCTCGTTCACATCGAGAACGCGCGCGCGGGTCGTTGCGAACCGCTCCCGCAACGATGCTTGCGTGATCAGCACCCGCGCGTTGGAGTCCTCCAGCACGTAGGCCGAGCGCTCCACCGGATGCGCCGGATCGAGCGGAACGTAGGCGCCCCCGGCTTTCAGCACGGCCAGAACGGCGACCACCATTTCCACGGATCGCTCGAGCGCAATGGCCACGGGCACATCCGGTTTCACGCCGAGTTGCACGAGGCGCCCCGCCAGGCGACGCGCGCGCGCATCGAGCTCGCGGTACGTGAGGGTTCGATCGCCAACTTGTAGCGCGATGGCGTTGGGCGTCTCGATGGCCTGCCGTTCGAACAGCTGGTGCACGCGAAGCCGGCTCGCCGGCGCATCGACGTGGGCGTTGGAGCGGCACCAGCCGGCGAAGAGTTGGCGCTCCTCGTCAGGCGGCAAACGGAGAGAGAGCTCCGAGACGCGATGCTCGGGGCGCGCCACCACGGCCTCGAGGAGTCTGACCAGGTGGGCGACCATGTCGCGCACCGTCTCTTCGTCGAAGAGCGCCGTGCTGTACTCGAGCCCACCTTCGAAACCGCCACCCGATTCGAACAGGACCAGGGTCAGGTCGAACCGGGCATTGTTCCGCGGCGGATCGATGGCCGCCACGCGCAGTCCCTCGAGGGCCGGCGGCGCGAACGGATAATTGTGGAGCACGAACATCGCCTGAAAGATGGGCGACGTCTTCAGGTTGCGATCGGGCTGGATGGCCTCGACCAGCTTCTCGAAGGGCAAATCCTGATGGGCATAGGCGCCCAGTGCCACATCGCGCACCCTACGCAAAAGCTCGCGAAAGCTGGGATCGCCCTCCAGATCGACCTTCAATGGAAGGGTGTTCACGAGCAGGCCGACGACGCCCTCCAACTCCTGATGGTGCCGGTTGGCGATGGGGCTGCCGATGACCACGCGCTCCTGCCGCGCATAGCGGCCGAGCAGCAGCGCATACGCCGCGAGCAAGGCCATGAACGAGCTCGCCCCTTCCTCGAGGCAGAGCGCGCGCAGCCTCTCGCCGAGTCCGGACGGAAGCGTCACCGGAAAGATGGCGCCGGGTTGGTCGACGGAAGCACCCCGGGGTCGGTCCAAGGGTAAATCCAGGACGCGCGGCGCCCCGTCCAGGTGCGCTTTCCAATACGCGAGGAGCGGCGCGAGGGCCTCTTCGTGCAAGGTCGTCCGCTGCCAATGCGCGAAGTCGCTGTACTGCACCGAGGGCGGCGGCAGTGGCGAAGACGATCCCGCGGCGAAGGCGCGGTAGATCGATTCGAGCTCGCGAACCAGGACGCCCATCGACCAGCCGTCGGTCACCAGGTGGTGCAAGTTGATGACGAGCAGGTGCCGCTCCTCGGCCTCGCGAACGAGCGTCACCTTCCAAAGCGGGCCCGCCTCCAAGTCGAAGAGCACCCCGGCCTCGCGTTCGAGGACCTGCTCCACCTCCCGCGCGCGTTCTTCGGGTGCGAGGGCGCTCAGGTCGACGAGATGAAGGGGGGCCTTTTGTCCCGCGGGATGAATGATCTGCCAGGGCTCGCCGCGCTCCGCCGTGAACGTGGTGCGCAGGGATTCGTGCCGCGCCGAAAGCTCGGCCAATGCGCGCTCGAGCACGGCCAGAGGCAGCAACCCCTCGAGGCGAAGCACCAGCGGGACGTTCTGCGTCGCGGTGCCGGGATAGAGCTGCTCGAGAAACCACATGCGCTCCTGCGGGAACGACAGGCGCGCGCGTTCGCGCGGAACCCGTTCGAACCGCCCCGCAATCGGGGCATCGGCCCCACGCGCCTGCTCGACGACGGTGGCCAGTCCCGCCACGGTGGGGGCTCCGAAGAGCGCGCGCAAAGGTAGCTCCACCTCGAGCTCGCGCCGCACCCGCGAGACGAGCCGGGTCGCCAGAAGCGAGTCGCCGCCGAGGTCGAAAAAGTCCTGCGTGACGCCGAGCCGGGAAACGTCGAGCACCTCGCTCCAAATCGCGGCCAGCTTCGACTCGAGCTCCGTCCGCGGTAAGAGCAACTCGGTCCCCGCCGACTCGGCCGGCGGCTCGGGCAGTGCGGCCCGATCCACTTTGCCGTTGGACGTAAGAGGCAACGCCTCGAGCTGCACGAAGACGGCAGGTACCATGTAACCCGGCAGGCGCCCCGCCGCGTGCTCCCCGAGCTGCCTTGCCTCGAGCGCGGCGCCATCGCGCCCCGTCACATAGGCGACCAAGCGCTTTCCTTTGACGAGAACTGCACACTCGGCCACGCACGGGTGCTGCGCCAACACGGATTCGATCTCGCCAAGCTCGATGCGAAAGCCGCGCAGCTTGATCTGATGGTCCACGCGACCGACGAAGTCGAGGACCCCATCGGGGAGGTAGCGCGCGATGTCGCCGGTCGCGTACATGCGTGCACCCGGCACCTTCGAGAATGGATTGGGCAGGAACTTCCGTGCCGTCAGGGAGGGATCGTTCGCGTACCCGAAGGCGACGGCATCGCCCGCGATGAAAAGTTCCCCCCGGACACCGATGGGGCACGGATTCAACGCAGCATCGAGAACGTGGTACTGCACGTTGGGCAAGGGGCGCCCGTACGGGATGCTCGCCCAGCCGGGCTCCACCCGGTCCACCACGTAATAGTTGGACCATACCGTCGACTCGGTGGCTCCGCCGATGTTGACCACCTTGGCACGCGGAAACACCGCGCCCACAGTCTCCGGCAGACGAAGCGGCATGGTTTCGCCACCGATGAGCACCCACCGCAAGGACTGCGTCTTCAGCCCCGGGGCCTCGGGCAGATCGTCCAGGAGCTGCACGAACAGGGCCGTCGCCGAATGCCAGACGGTGATGCCGGCATCGCAGAGGAGCTCGACGAGCTTTCGCGGCTCGCCGGTCACGGCGGGTGGGGCCACGACGATGGTTGCCCCAGCAACGAGGGGGCCCACCATGTCGTAAATGGATAGGTCGAACCCGAGGGATCCCGCGAACAGGAAGCGGTCCTCCTGCCCCAGCCCGAAGAGGCGGTTCGTGCAGGTGACCATGTTCACGAGGGCGCGGTGTTGCACGACGACGCCCTTCGGCTTACCCGTCGAGCCCGAGGTGAAGATGACGTAGGCCTCGCCTTCCGGCAGCGCGCTCGCGGGAAGGTCGTCCCCGGGGAACGCTGCGGACTCGTCCCCATCGAGCACGATGGCCTCGAACCGCTCCGCGCGGCGGCATCGCGCACGGGTGGTGAGCACCCGGCGAACCCCCACCGATTCGAGCACGTCCCGCAGGCGCGTGTCGGGCCACTCGGGATCGACGGGGACGTAGACGCCGCCCGCCTTCCACACGGCGAGAAGTGCCACGACGGCCCACGAGGACCGGTCCATGAGCACGGCCACCCGCTCCCCGGCGCATAAGCCGCGCGCACGCAGCGCATGGGCAACCCGGTTCGCGCGTTCGTTCAGGGTACGGTACGAGAGCGACTCGTCGCCCTCGACGACCGCCGTCGCATCGGGCGTGCGCCGGGCCTGTGCCTCGACGAGCGCATGGATGCACACGTCGTGCGGGTAATCGGCCGATGCGTCGTTCCACGCGTGGACGATCGTGTGGCGCTCCTCCGCGGAGAGCAGCGGCACGTCGAGCAGGCGCACGGCTTCGTTCGACACGACGGCCGTGAGGAGATTCTGCCAATGCGACACCATGCGGTCGATGGCCGCGGCATCGAAGATGTCGGTGGCGTACTCCAAATTGCCGACCAACCCGTCCGGCGTTTCTTTGAGCTCCAGC
It includes:
- a CDS encoding cupin-like domain-containing protein, with translation MKTELSALPFVECERRSNVGRTTFIEEHFLPGRPVIIEGDAHGWRERWTPELLKQRFGDRMIEANTGEFIAVHRKYVPMKLSDVIDNITSGSREYRLRSLEFLDIIPELRHELERDGYFREYFSAPFLMHNLWLAPPGGTSGFHHDFGFENLNFQVCGSKTFYLAHPSNYSNLDPFEFSASPVHPLAPDLERHPRAANVQFVKATLRPGDMMYVPRFWWHFVVAEEVSLNINTFAVQASTARIWASTTGLPIRHRIPLAFTALTQRRRSLDRARMETFNWVAKYGRQLRLPNFMGKRA
- a CDS encoding MFS transporter; amino-acid sequence: MSRSETIRPTNGLALFYAMMAGQFVSFLGSGLTAFALGVWVYQETHSVTRFGAAIACRSIPFVVLSPLAGSLIDRWDRRKGLIAAESLASTGTLAVLALLSAGWLRTWHVYPVIVVSAIAHTYRNTALNSVATVLVPSKDLGRAAVAPTITQAAEQLVPPLLCPYLLLAIDLRGVLLLDFVSFSVALLPLVLVRIPAAPKGEGALAQGLLGDIRFGFRYIGERPGLLGLVSFAVVINFALCAAETLLTPYVLDMVPSPEEGRVILGRVLFCCGMGVLVGSVLMGIWGGPRRRVLAVYAFGAVYAASFVLAGLQRSAVLIAAAGFAIMFSVTLVKTTNLAIWQSKVAADVQGRVFGAITMIAWCVAPVAQLSAGPLVALLGGHTRGNSLLFVTLGFVLMVMVGVTFFHPRIRNIEDELPELGSP
- a CDS encoding amino acid adenylation domain-containing protein, which produces MQTTDRSALRRLLEQRARKPKHLPVSFAQQRLWFLDQLQPGSAQYNVHQAMRLRGTLDRLALERALDEVVRRHESLRTTLALIGDEPAQVVAPPSHRALPYVDLSGLDDGEAEMMRQAEAEAASPFDLSAGPLFRARLIKVRHDEHVLLLTMHHVVSDGWSMAVLVRECVALYLAYAAGAPSPLPELPLQYADFAVWQRQWLAGNGLDGQLAYWKRRLEGASGVLDLPTSRPRPARSSGGGARKDIAFDAAFTEALRSLARRQGATLFMTLLAGFGALLSRYSGQTDVIVGAPIANRNRPEVEGLIGYFVNMLPLRIDFAHDPRFVDVLGQVRDRSLEAYAHQDMPLEKLVDELQVPRAENRTPLFQTAFVLQNTPLADVQIPGLELAPIEIATGTSKFDLLLELKETPDGLVGNLEYATDIFDAAAIDRMVSHWQNLLTAVVSNEAVRLLDVPLLSAEERHTIVHAWNDASADYPHDVCIHALVEAQARRTPDATAVVEGDESLSYRTLNERANRVAHALRARGLCAGERVAVLMDRSSWAVVALLAVWKAGGVYVPVDPEWPDTRLRDVLESVGVRRVLTTRARCRRAERFEAIVLDGDESAAFPGDDLPASALPEGEAYVIFTSGSTGKPKGVVVQHRALVNMVTCTNRLFGLGQEDRFLFAGSLGFDLSIYDMVGPLVAGATIVVAPPAVTGEPRKLVELLCDAGITVWHSATALFVQLLDDLPEAPGLKTQSLRWVLIGGETMPLRLPETVGAVFPRAKVVNIGGATESTVWSNYYVVDRVEPGWASIPYGRPLPNVQYHVLDAALNPCPIGVRGELFIAGDAVAFGYANDPSLTARKFLPNPFSKVPGARMYATGDIARYLPDGVLDFVGRVDHQIKLRGFRIELGEIESVLAQHPCVAECAVLVKGKRLVAYVTGRDGAALEARQLGEHAAGRLPGYMVPAVFVQLEALPLTSNGKVDRAALPEPPAESAGTELLLPRTELESKLAAIWSEVLDVSRLGVTQDFFDLGGDSLLATRLVSRVRRELEVELPLRALFGAPTVAGLATVVEQARGADAPIAGRFERVPRERARLSFPQERMWFLEQLYPGTATQNVPLVLRLEGLLPLAVLERALAELSARHESLRTTFTAERGEPWQIIHPAGQKAPLHLVDLSALAPEERAREVEQVLEREAGVLFDLEAGPLWKVTLVREAEERHLLVINLHHLVTDGWSMGVLVRELESIYRAFAAGSSSPLPPPSVQYSDFAHWQRTTLHEEALAPLLAYWKAHLDGAPRVLDLPLDRPRGASVDQPGAIFPVTLPSGLGERLRALCLEEGASSFMALLAAYALLLGRYARQERVVIGSPIANRHHQELEGVVGLLVNTLPLKVDLEGDPSFRELLRRVRDVALGAYAHQDLPFEKLVEAIQPDRNLKTSPIFQAMFVLHNYPFAPPALEGLRVAAIDPPRNNARFDLTLVLFESGGGFEGGLEYSTALFDEETVRDMVAHLVRLLEAVVARPEHRVSELSLRLPPDEERQLFAGWCRSNAHVDAPASRLRVHQLFERQAIETPNAIALQVGDRTLTYRELDARARRLAGRLVQLGVKPDVPVAIALERSVEMVVAVLAVLKAGGAYVPLDPAHPVERSAYVLEDSNARVLITQASLRERFATTRARVLDVNEDAEAPPHHAQAPAGGSLAYVLYTSGSTGRPKGVQVTHEALTNVILSMQDELALTAADRLLAVATLAFDIAALELYVPLMVGARIVLADQATVSDAHRLLQVLETSGITFMQATPSMWRMLIEAGLGAVPELKVLCGGEALSRDLADALRSRAGRGVWNGYGPTEVTIYSTTSEVPAAGPVCIGHPVANIETYILDERLDPVPVGVPGQLALGGIGLARGYLGRPDLTAERFVPHPFGPPGSRLYLTGDLVRWRRDGGHEFLGRMDSQIKLRGYRIELGEIESVLEQHPAIGEAVAAIRDDRGEAILCAYFHAKDGAPSPTDLRRFLRRQLPEYMVPAAFVAIEAWPLSPNGKIDRRALPAPRRTGDENHMPPETPTEVALAECWRTLLGAERVGRTDDFFDLGGHSLLAVRLVAAIQERFGTTVHLRSLFTAPQLAELAAKIDGGGDTHARGSSLVAFGGGPGPAIFWVHPIGGSVFCYAELARALKPDIAFFALQARGLDGEATPRDRIEGMAAAYLADLRRAQPKGPYHLGGWSMGGVVAFEMAQQLLAAGETVASLVLLDSHPRPFQSEEASREAIAEDFQQLLPEGAGMPPEHVLRTYEANARALSNYQLRAYTGKIVLIAADAHVAILSDTWQRTTDLAIESHALAADHYGLVKSPHVQAVADLVRRASMPEEEA